TGGAGTGCCGGGGGCCGTTCGTCATGATCGCCACTCCGGCCGCGGCCAGGGCGGTGGCGGTGCGGTCGAGTTCGGGGGCATCGACCTCTCCGAGGGCGAAGGCGTGGCTGACGGTGACGGTGCCGTCGAGGCCGAGCGCGGCCGTCCGCTCCGCGATGGCGCGCAGCTGCCGGGTGCCGGTCACGCCGCCGTCGTGCAGATGGATGTCGATGCCCGCTCCGTGCCGCTCGGCCAGGCCGAAGACGATGTCGAGCTGGCCGTCCACGTCCCCGTCGAAGCCCGCCGGATCGAGCCCGCCGATCAGGTCGGCGCCCTCCGAGAGCGCCGCGTCGAGGAGGTCGGCGACGCCCGGCGCGGTGACCACGCCGCTCTGCGGGAACGCGACGATCTGCATCCCCAGCCGGTCGCGGTACTTCTCCCGCACCTCGACCAGCGCGTGCAGGCCGTCCAGACGCACGTCCGGGTCGATGTCGACGTGCGACCGCACATGGCCGGTACCGAGGGACACCATGCGGTGTGCCAGGGCCGTGGCCCGGTCCGCCACCGATACGTCGACGGAGGTGCGCAGAGCCCGTTCGTTCGCGATGTGTTCGCGCAGCGTGGCCGAGGTGGGGTGCGGCTGCCAGGGTGCGCCGAGCAGCGTCTTGTCCAGGTGGGCGTGCCCGTCGACGAGCGCGGGCAGGACGAGAGCGCCCCCGAGGTCGATGCTGCCGGGCCCGACGACTGGCCCTCGGCCGGTGTCGGGCCGGCCGGCCTTGTCGGGTTGGTCGACCTTGTCGGGTTGGTCGACCAAAGCCGTGACCCGACCGTCCGCGAGGTGGATGTCGGCGCGCCGGCCGTCGGGCAGCGTGGCGTTCCTGAGTACCTCGGGGGCGAGCGGGATCGACGGGGTGTCGGCGGGATGCGACACGACTTCCTCCAAGTTCGTTCGGCGCCCGGCACGACTGACCAGCCGGTCGGCGAATCCGGCGGAACGCTGCTGATGAGCGGCGGGCAACGACAAGCTAACTGGTATACCAAATACCAGGCAATGGTCTGTGGGATCTTGTTTCCGCGGTCTGCGATGATCAGGAGCACCCCCCGGGGGCGGTCACGGCCGTGCCCGCTCGCCACTGAAGAGGACTCGATGACCACCCGCGCTGACCGCCGCCCCACGATCGGTGAGAGCCACCAGTCCCTGAGAGAACGGGTCTACGTGGAACTCCGCGAGCGGATCATCGAGGGGACGTTCCCGGCGGGCATGCGACTGGTGGAGCGCGAACTGGCGGACCAGCTGGGTGTCTCCCGTATCCCGTTGAGGGAAGCCATGCAGCGGCTCGAACGGGAGGGCTTTCTGTCCGTGCAGGCCAGGCGCGGCTCGGTGGTCACGGATTTCGGCGCGCAGGACGCGACGTACCTCTTCGACGTCCGCGAGAACCTCGAGGGCCTGGCGGCGGGACTCGCGGCGCGCCACGCGACGACCACCCAACTACGCGCGATGGAGCGCCTGTTGGCGCGCAGCCGCAAGGCATCCGACGCGGGTCGGCTGCGCCAGGCCGTGGCGCACAACGCGGACTTCCACCAGCAGATCGTCGAGGCGTCGGGCAACCCGCTCCTCCAGGAGCTGATGGCGCCTCTGGACGCGCGGCTGCGCCGGCTCTTCCGACTGACCTCCGACCTCAACGACGGCGATCCGATGTGCGGGGAGCACGAGCGTCTGTACGAGGCGGTCCGCGACCGCGACGCGGCCCGGGCAGAGGAACTGGCCCGCCACCACGTGGCCGGCACCCGCGACTCGGCGCTGCGTTACTTCTCCGACGCGGCGACGCGGATCGCCGACGGAGGCAATGGCGCGGACAGCGGCACCGACGCCGGCTGAGCGGGGCAGGAGGCCAGGGCACTCAGCTCCTGGGCCCTCAGCGCCCGGCTCCCGGGTCCCGCTACTCCTGTCCGAGGAGCAGCCCCGTACCGAGTTCCGTCAGGTGGTCCGCCAGGTTTGGGCGCTCGTCGAGGCTTCGCGTTCTGACGGCGTTGTCGATCACCATGAGGACCGCACAGACGGTGGTCCTGGCCCCGTCGAGTGCGCGGGCCAGTGGGGCGGTCATGTCCGCACGTCGCTGTTCGCCGCCGGGGATGCCGCCGCGACGGGGAGTTCCGCCTTGCTGGGGAAGTGCCTGTGGAGGGTGGGCCCGGCGCATACCACCTGCGCGATGTCGTCGGTGTTCACCGACTGGAAGCCGCGCTCGTCGAAGGCGCCGGGGCAATCTGTTCCGGGCGGGCGGGTTCCGCTACTCGACGGGTGCGGCGGCCGGAGGCACCGCCTCCTGCTCATCGAGGTCCGCAACCTCCGACTCCACGCCCGGCGCCTGCCGGAACGCGGCGAGGCAGCCCGCACTGACCAGCGCCATCACGGCGAAGGCGGTGGCGACCGGGGTCCATGAGTCTCCGGCGGCACTGAACAGCCAGGTCGCCGCCGCCGGGGCCAGCGTGCCGATGAGCCCCGCCGTCTGGAAGCTCATGGAGAGACCCGTGTAGCGCACCCGGGGAGCGAACCAACCGGATATGAGCGTGCCGATCGAGGCGTATGCGACGGTGCTGGCGAGCATCGGCAGGCACATGGCGAGCCAGAGTCCGGGCACGGAACGGGTGTCGGCGAGCCAGAACATCGGGAAGGCCACGACGAGGTGCAGCAGGATGCCGGTCAGCGTCACCCGGCGCAGCCCGAGGCGGTCGGCGACCAGGGCGGCCAGCGGGGTGCACACGATGACGACCACGGAGGCGGCCGTGCCGGCGCCCGCCACCTGCGAGTCGGTGAAGCCGAGTTCGTTGACGGCATAGGTCGACATGAAGGTGACGACCACGTAGTAGCCGCCGACGGTGATGAGGAAGGCGCCGGAGGCGAGCAGCCAGGTCTTCCAGGCGTCGCGGACGACGGCGACGAACGGTGCGGCCTGCTTCTCCTCGGCGGCCTCGGCCCGGCGCGCGGCCTCGAACTCGGGCGACTCCTCCATGGAGCTGCGGATCACGAGGCCGACCAGCACCAGGACGGCGGAGAGCAGGAAGGGCAGGCGCCAGGCCCAGCCGACGAGTGCGTCATGGCCCGCCAGTGCCGCGAGCGCGAAGACGCCGGTGGACATGAAGTAGCCGACCCCGTCGCCGACTTGGGGGAAGGAGCCGAAGAAGGCCCGGCGCCGGGGCGGGGCGTGTTCGACGGCGAACAGCACGGCGCCGCCCCACTCGCCGCCGATCGCGAGCGACTGGACCATGCGGATGAGGACGAGCAGGAGCGGCGCGGCGACGCCGATGGAGGCGTAGCCCGGGAGCAGGCCGATACAGAAGGTGGCGCCGCCCATGAGCGTCATGGACCAGATCAGGGCGCGCTTACGGCCGTAGCGGTCACCGATGTGCCCGAACACGACCGCGCCGAGCGGGCGCCCGAGGGAGCCCACGAAGAGCGTCGCGAACGACATGAGCGTGCCGAGCGCCCGGTTCATCTCGGGGAAGAACAGCTCGGGGAAGACGAGCGCGGCGGCGGTGGCGTAGATGCCGAAGTCGTACCACTCGACGCTGGTGCCGATCATCGAGGCCCCGGCGACCTTCCACGGACCGGACCGGCGCCGTGCTTCCGGGTCCGTAGCGCCACCTGCGACTGTGCTCATGTGCGTACTCCTTCACGGCCAACGATTGGGTTCGCCATGGACCCAAAAACGTGGGGGCGACGCTAAGGCGGCCGTCAGGGCCTGTCAATAGGGTTCATGCCAAGTCCAATATCATGGCCACCCGGGGGCATGACGGGACACGCGTGACCCGTGAGCTGGGAGAGGGCCCGTGAGCAACAGCGAGAGTCGTGACGAATGGACGGCCGGAACCCGCCAGGCGGCGTCGCACGCCGTGGTGGCCGAGGCGCTCCGGCAGCGCATCGCGCTCGGCGGTTTCGGACCGGGCGACCGGCTGCCCACCGAGCGGGAGCTGTCCGCCGTCTTCGGGGTGGGGCGCAACACCGTGCGGCAGGCGGTGCGCGAGCTGGCCGAAGAAGGCCTGGTCACGACCACGTTGGGGCGCAACGGCGGCACTCGCGTGGCACCCACCCCGCCCGGCGGGGAGGGTTCCCGGGCCGCGATCACCGCGACGATCCGGGCCTCGTTGCGCGACTACATGGAGTACCGCCTCGCGATCGAGCCGTACGCGGCCCGTCTCGCCGCCGAGCGCGGGGCGGGGGCGGCCCGCCGCGAACTGGTGGCGATGCTGGAAAACCGGGTCGCCGACCTCGGCGAGTACCACCGCTGCGACACCGCGTTCCACCTGGGCATCGCGGCCGCCGGCGGGAACGAGGTGCTCGCGGAGGCGGTGACGCGGGCCCGCGCCGAGATGTTCGTCGGCGGCAACGCGCTGTGGCTCGGCTCCGACTGGAGCCGCGTGTACCCGGCGGAGCGGGACTTCGGCTCCGCGTTCCGGGAGGAGCACGAGGCCATCGCGCTCGCCGTGCTGTCCGGAGACGGGGCCGCGGCCGAGGCGCGGATGCGGGATCACCTGCTCGACTCGCACCGCCAATTCCTGGCGCTGCTCGACCAGTTCGCCGCTCAGGACTGACCTCGGGTGCACCCCGCACCCCACACGACCGACCCCCGGCACCCGCAGTCCATGCGCCCGTCGATTGACGCGCGCCCTCGACGACGCCTAATCTCCGAAATGGGTCCGGTTGAGACCCAAAAAGCAATTCTGCAGCGCGCGACAGGAGAGACGCCCCGTGCACTCTTACGACGAGGACCTCACTCAGCAGGTCATGGACCACCTGCTGCACCGACTCCGGCTCGACCCGCCGCCGCTCGGCCGCCTCGGAGACCACCAGGAGCTGACCCTGGCGCTCAAGGACGCGATCGGACCCGCCCCGCAGCCCCCCGCCGACGTGCTGCGCACCTACACCGACGCCCTGGAGCCCACGGTCGTCTCGTGCGACCACCCGGCGTTCCTCGCGTTCATACCCGGCGCCCCCACCAAGGCCGCCGCCCTGTTCGACATGGTGCTCTCGGCGTCATCGCTGCACGGCGTCTCCTGGCTGGAGGCGTCCGGCGCGGTCGCGGCGGAGAACCAGGTGCTGCGCCTGTTCGCCGACCTGGCGGGGCTGCCCGCCGACGCCGGCGGCTGCTTCGTCAGCGGCGGCTCCGCCGGAAACCTCTCCGCCCTCGTCGTCGCCCGCGACACCGGCCGCCACCGCCGGGGCCTGGACGAGCGCGCTCCGGTCCGGATCGCGGTCAGCGACCAGGTCCATTCCTCGGTCGGCAACACGCTGCGCATCCTCGGCGTCGAGCCCCTCGTCGTGCCCACTTCCGACCACCGCCTCACCGGCGAAGCCCTGCGCGCCGCGCTGGACGCCGCCGAGCGGGACGGCGGCGCGCCCGTCGTCGCCGCCGTCGCCACCGCGGGCACCACCAACGCCGGCATCATCGACGACCTCGAAGGCGTCGCCGAGCAGACCCGCGCCCGTGACCTGTGGCTGCACATCGACGCCGCGTACGGCGGCGCGGCGCTCTTCGTCCCGGAGCTGCGCGAGCGCCTGCGGGGCATCGAGCACGCCGACTCGCTCGTCGTCGACCCCCACAAGTGGATGTTCGCGCCCTTCGACTGCGGCGCGCTGCTCTACCGCGATCCGAAGTCGGCCCGCGCGGTCCACACCCAGGACGCGTCCTACCTCGACGCCATCCACGGGGCGAACGGCGCCGATGACGAGACCGAGTGGAACCCGAGCGACTACGCGTACCACCTCACGCGCCGCCCCCGCGGTCTTCCGCTGTGGTTCTCGCTCGCCGTGCACGGCACCGACGCCTACCGCGACGCCGTCGCCCGGGGCGCCGACATCGCCCGTCGCACCGCCCGCCTCGTCGAGCGGACCGAGGGCCTGGAGCTGCTGCGCGAGCCCGAGTTGACCGTGGTCCTCGTGCGCCGCACCGGCTGGCAGCCGGAGGACTACTACGCCTGGTCCAAGAGGCTGCTGGCCTCGGGGACCGCCTTCGTCACCCCGAGCGTCTGGGAGGGCGAAACGGTCGCCCGCCTCGCCTTCCTCCACCCGGACATCACCGAGGGGACCGTCCGCGCCCTCCTCGACTCACTCGTCGACGAGGGGTAGTCCCGGCGCGGGACATCACGGCGACGGGGGCCCGTCACCGTGCCGTACAGGGGTCGGCACGTGGACCGGGGCCCGTCACCGTGCCGCACAGGGGTCGGCGGCTCGTCAGCGCCCGGGCGTCGCCGCCTCGACCGGCTCCTTGCCCATGCGGCTGCGGGCCGCGCGGACCGTGGACGCCGGCGTGGGGGCCAGCGTCCGGTGGAGGTTGGTGCGCATGGTCGACGCGGCGTCGAGCACGTAGTTCTGCCGGACCTTCCACGGGCTGCGGTCGCCCTGCCGGGGGAACGCGTCGATGGAGCGCTTCACGTAACCGGAGGCGAGGTCGAGCAGCGGGCGCTCGTTCAGGGCGCCCGTCGGCCTGGGCTCCACGGCTGCGTAGTCGTGGCGGCGCATGTGGTTGAGCACCTTGCACACCAGCCGCGAGGTGAGGTCGGCGCGCAGCGTCCAGGAGGCGTTGGTGTAGCCGATGCACACGGCGAAGTTGGGTACGCCGGTCATCATCGCGCCGCGCCACACGAACTGCCGGTTCAGCGCAACGGGTTCACCGTCGACGCGCGGCGCGATGCCGCCGAAGGCGAGGAGCTTGAGTCCGGTCGCGGACACGATGATGTCGGCCTCCACCACGCGGCCCGACTTCAGGCGGATGCCCTCGGGGACGAAGCGGTCGATGTGGTCGGTGACGATGTCGGCGTCACCCGAGTTGAGGACCTTGAACAGGTCCGCGTCGGGCACCGCGCACAGCCGCTGGTCCCACGGGTTGTACGACGGTGTGAGGTGCTCGTCGACCAGCCGGTCGTCCTTGACGATGCGCTTGTTGAGCCCGGTGAGCACGCGCCGCGCCACCTTCGGGCTGCGCCGGCAGAACTGGTAGACGCCGATGGTGAACAGGATGTTCTTGCTGCGCACCACCCGGTGGGCCACTCCCGCGGGCAGGGCCGCGCGGATGCCGTCGGCCAGTCTGTCGCGGGAGGGCAGCGAGCTGATCCAGGTCGGGGAGCGCTGGAGCATGGTGACGTGGGCGGCGCTCTGCGCCATCGCGGGGACCAGCGTGACGGCGGTGGCCCCGCTGCCGATGACGACGACGCGCTTGCCCGCGTAGTCCAGGTCCTCGGGCCAGAACTGCGGGTGCACGACCGTGCCGGAGAACGAGTCGGCGCCCTCGAACTCGGGGGTGTGCCCCTTGTCGTAGTCGTAATAGCCCGC
The DNA window shown above is from Streptomyces sp. NBC_01445 and carries:
- a CDS encoding amidohydrolase family protein yields the protein MSHPADTPSIPLAPEVLRNATLPDGRRADIHLADGRVTALVDQPDKVDQPDKAGRPDTGRGPVVGPGSIDLGGALVLPALVDGHAHLDKTLLGAPWQPHPTSATLREHIANERALRTSVDVSVADRATALAHRMVSLGTGHVRSHVDIDPDVRLDGLHALVEVREKYRDRLGMQIVAFPQSGVVTAPGVADLLDAALSEGADLIGGLDPAGFDGDVDGQLDIVFGLAERHGAGIDIHLHDGGVTGTRQLRAIAERTAALGLDGTVTVSHAFALGEVDAPELDRTATALAAAGVAIMTNGPRHSMPPVLRLRDHGVRVFAGSDNIRDTWWPYGTADMLERATVIGLQGDLMTDEELRYAASMATDEAAAALGLTGYGLAPGCRADLVVIAAGGVPEAVAAHPRRLLVLHGGRVVGPAPENDFPNFPAISVPGGDASAPQEER
- a CDS encoding GntR family transcriptional regulator — protein: MTTRADRRPTIGESHQSLRERVYVELRERIIEGTFPAGMRLVERELADQLGVSRIPLREAMQRLEREGFLSVQARRGSVVTDFGAQDATYLFDVRENLEGLAAGLAARHATTTQLRAMERLLARSRKASDAGRLRQAVAHNADFHQQIVEASGNPLLQELMAPLDARLRRLFRLTSDLNDGDPMCGEHERLYEAVRDRDAARAEELARHHVAGTRDSALRYFSDAATRIADGGNGADSGTDAG
- a CDS encoding TetR/AcrR family transcriptional regulator, encoding MSRRRCLRPPHPSSSGTRPPGTDCPGAFDERGFQSVNTDDIAQVVCAGPTLHRHFPSKAELPVAAASPAANSDVRT
- a CDS encoding MFS transporter, with the protein product MSTVAGGATDPEARRRSGPWKVAGASMIGTSVEWYDFGIYATAAALVFPELFFPEMNRALGTLMSFATLFVGSLGRPLGAVVFGHIGDRYGRKRALIWSMTLMGGATFCIGLLPGYASIGVAAPLLLVLIRMVQSLAIGGEWGGAVLFAVEHAPPRRRAFFGSFPQVGDGVGYFMSTGVFALAALAGHDALVGWAWRLPFLLSAVLVLVGLVIRSSMEESPEFEAARRAEAAEEKQAAPFVAVVRDAWKTWLLASGAFLITVGGYYVVVTFMSTYAVNELGFTDSQVAGAGTAASVVVIVCTPLAALVADRLGLRRVTLTGILLHLVVAFPMFWLADTRSVPGLWLAMCLPMLASTVAYASIGTLISGWFAPRVRYTGLSMSFQTAGLIGTLAPAAATWLFSAAGDSWTPVATAFAVMALVSAGCLAAFRQAPGVESEVADLDEQEAVPPAAAPVE
- a CDS encoding FadR/GntR family transcriptional regulator; its protein translation is MSNSESRDEWTAGTRQAASHAVVAEALRQRIALGGFGPGDRLPTERELSAVFGVGRNTVRQAVRELAEEGLVTTTLGRNGGTRVAPTPPGGEGSRAAITATIRASLRDYMEYRLAIEPYAARLAAERGAGAARRELVAMLENRVADLGEYHRCDTAFHLGIAAAGGNEVLAEAVTRARAEMFVGGNALWLGSDWSRVYPAERDFGSAFREEHEAIALAVLSGDGAAAEARMRDHLLDSHRQFLALLDQFAAQD
- a CDS encoding pyridoxal phosphate-dependent decarboxylase family protein — protein: MHSYDEDLTQQVMDHLLHRLRLDPPPLGRLGDHQELTLALKDAIGPAPQPPADVLRTYTDALEPTVVSCDHPAFLAFIPGAPTKAAALFDMVLSASSLHGVSWLEASGAVAAENQVLRLFADLAGLPADAGGCFVSGGSAGNLSALVVARDTGRHRRGLDERAPVRIAVSDQVHSSVGNTLRILGVEPLVVPTSDHRLTGEALRAALDAAERDGGAPVVAAVATAGTTNAGIIDDLEGVAEQTRARDLWLHIDAAYGGAALFVPELRERLRGIEHADSLVVDPHKWMFAPFDCGALLYRDPKSARAVHTQDASYLDAIHGANGADDETEWNPSDYAYHLTRRPRGLPLWFSLAVHGTDAYRDAVARGADIARRTARLVERTEGLELLREPELTVVLVRRTGWQPEDYYAWSKRLLASGTAFVTPSVWEGETVARLAFLHPDITEGTVRALLDSLVDEG
- a CDS encoding flavin-containing monooxygenase produces the protein MTHTADSSTAGSGAPAEHIDVVIVGAGLSGVGAAYRLRTECPERSYAIIEARQSMGGTWDLFRYPGVRSDSDMFTLGYPFKPWRDRKVLADGGSILSYIKETAAEFGIDRRIRYGTKVLAADWSTEAARWTLTLERTDEDGHRTLSTVTCDFLYSCAGYYDYDKGHTPEFEGADSFSGTVVHPQFWPEDLDYAGKRVVVIGSGATAVTLVPAMAQSAAHVTMLQRSPTWISSLPSRDRLADGIRAALPAGVAHRVVRSKNILFTIGVYQFCRRSPKVARRVLTGLNKRIVKDDRLVDEHLTPSYNPWDQRLCAVPDADLFKVLNSGDADIVTDHIDRFVPEGIRLKSGRVVEADIIVSATGLKLLAFGGIAPRVDGEPVALNRQFVWRGAMMTGVPNFAVCIGYTNASWTLRADLTSRLVCKVLNHMRRHDYAAVEPRPTGALNERPLLDLASGYVKRSIDAFPRQGDRSPWKVRQNYVLDAASTMRTNLHRTLAPTPASTVRAARSRMGKEPVEAATPGR